Below is a genomic region from Salmo salar chromosome ssa11, Ssal_v3.1, whole genome shotgun sequence.
cagatcagatataacccacctctttatcattacagtataacagatataaccccacctctttatcattacagtataacagatataaccccacctctttatcattacagatcagatataaccccacctctttatcattacagatcagatataaccccacctctttatcattacagtataacagatataacccacctctttatcattacagtataacagatataaccccacctctttatcaataCAGATCAGATAttaccccacctctttatcattacatatcagatataaccccacctctttatcattacagtataacagatataacccacctctttatcattacagtatatcagatataaccccacctctttatcattacattataacagatataaccccacctctttatcattacagatcagatataaccccacctctttatcattacagtataacagatataaccccacctctttatccttacagtataacagatataaccccacctctttatcattacagtataacagatataaccccaactctttatcattacagtataacagatataactgaCCTCTTTATCACTTTTTCCAACTTTGCTGCCCAGGTCGTATCTCTCCTCATCTATCACATCAATCCTCTGGTGCATCTTCTTACACAGGTCCTGTTCAGAGACAATCACAGCGACTCATAACACGACACAGACAGCCAATGTGTTACATTACAAACATTGTTGTTAAAAGGGATATTAATCATGTAAAATGCAATCCAATTGTACTGTTATATTGTGAAAGGAAACGATAACAACTACAACTGGCATTAACAcagacagcccaattctgatatttttataCTAATTGGTctattgaccaatcacatcaggtcTTTTCATATTAAATATTTTTCAgaggtgattggtcaacagaacaattagtgaaaaaaattatcagaattgggctgcctgtctcaaCGCAGCCTATGCGATACCTGGAGTTCTGCAATGGATCCTGTGAGCTGCAGGGGAGCGATATTTTCACTCATGTACTGCTTCCTGTCCTCTAAAGACTGGGCTTCCTCTTGTGCTATCAGTTCCTGGGCGATCTGGAGCATCAAACTCTGAGGGACAGCAACAACACAGCaaccgttttttatttttacgtACTTGACAGATGCTTTATCTGAAGCATTTTACAGACATTTCCATGAGATTTATATTTCAGTGGGTGTGTTGATCTAGTTACGgtagaaggtttgaatcctaagcaacctgcctacacatagctggaagtacaataccaacatagttactgtagtaggtcaaagctgtgggctggaaaaccttggtagagcatgggtgaaatAGGCATTGCGGTGCTCATGTGAATCACTGTTTTtcggcttcagaccaatgcctattctcatttaaaatgtagtttttttgtttttaatttagtCATGTCTTACTAAGGGATAGGCCTTAAAACAGTGATTGTCTTTTATATTTTTGAATTGTTAATATCACATTTGTTATCGGAAAATGGTTGGATTGTTTGTATAAATCGTACAAATCACAAGTGTCATTTTTGTCATGATGTTTAAGAGGTAAGAGATCTCTAAGCCGTTTATATAAGATCTCTGTTGAGTCACTAACTGGATAGAATCTTAGAGAGGTCATGAAGAAGTCATGGAAGTTGCCgttggttaccttcagatgatGCTTGCGGCTCGATGACATCTTTTTCCTGTCAGAAAGAGTGAGTACAATTAATGTCATTCTCTTGTTGTTCAGGAACAGGTATGACCATTTTGTAAAAGAAAGACAATTCTGGATATATGCAAGATATTCTGTAAATGTTTTCCTAATGTTGAAATCCACTTTTACTCACTCAGACATGATGGCTGTTTGGTCTTTTCACCTTTCTGAGGAAGAAGTAAAAACACTATTGTTAAATTATATTCTGCTGGTTTTAAACAATGAATTCCATCCAATGAAAAAAACGACACAAAGTTGTACGGCAGGCATGGCACACATATGCCAGTTCCAAGGAAGATCCCCTATCATGTTCCTTGTTCCTTTACTTAACAACCAAATCATCAAATTATCATAATCCAGCTTTCTCCTCCAAATGCCAGAGTGGTGGATCGGATtactatggctgcgtttacacgtgcagcccaattctgatccttTTCCACTAattgatcttttgaccaatcagatcaactcttttaaccaatcagatcaactcttttaaccaatcagatcaACTCCTTTGCCAAGAGTTAGGCAAACGCTCAGAATTGGTTTGCCTGTGTTGTCTAATCCCCTCACTCCCCATGGTGGTATGTTTACAGCACTACAACAGTCCACAGTTTTGtgtgcatactgccacctggTGAGAAGTGTGTGAAAAGTCAACAAATCCAAGAATATGcctctgagtcccaaatggcaccctttcccctatatagtgcactacttttgaccagagtccaatggcactctattcccttatagtgcactatataggggttaggctgccatttgggatgcaaccctggAGCCTTCTAGAAGTGTCTTCTGTCAGGTTTCAGATCTCAATTACACAATAAGAGCGAGCACTAAAAACAGCCTCCATAAAATCTATCAACAGCCAACTATTAAAGACATGACATGACCGTTTGTGGTGAATCTACTGAGTCACTAGACTACATTAGATTCAGTTCTAGGTGATCAATCAACCCAACAAGCAAAACAGCTTTTACAAATGACTAAAGCTAGTCTCCACAACATGAGAACCTGGTTCAAAGTGTGTTTCCACCATGCAGTAAGATGACTCAACTGAGCACAACATGATGATCAGAGGCAATACAGCATGTAGACATTCTTCCCTTGGTCAGGGAGCATCCTTCCCTTGGTCAGGGAGCATCCTTCCCTTGGTCAGGGAGCATCCTTCCCTTGGTCAGGGAGCATCCTTCCCTTGGTCAGGGAGCATTCTTCCCTTGGTCAGGGAGCATCCTTCCCTTGGTCAGGGAGCATTCttcccttggtcagggagaatCCTTCCCTTGGTCAGGGAGCATTCTTCCCTTGGTCAGGGAGCATTCTTCCCTTGGTCAGGGAGCACCCTTCCCTTGGTCAGGGAGCATTCATTCTTCCCTTGGTCAGGGAGCATTCTTCCCTTGGTCAGGGAGCACCCTTCCCTTGGTCAGGGAGCATTCATTCttcccttggtcagggagaattCTTCCCTTGGTCAGGGAGCATTCATTCTTCCCTTGGTCAGGGAGCATCCttcccttggtcagggaggatcCTTCCCTTGGTCAGGGATCATAGTAGGACCTCTTTCTATTAGTAGGCTACTAAGGTAAGCATGTCTGTCTTGGTATCATACACATACAATGTCTAtttatttatcactccagtgtaaattgctaaattgtaattacttcgccactattggcctatttattgccttacctccttacttcatttgcacacactgtatacagatttttctattgtgttattgactgtgcgttTGTTTATCCTGtgattgttgtttttgtcgcacctggttaaataaaggtgaaatatattttaaaaaatttaactaccaatcacggccggttgtgatacagcctggaatagtCTATGCCTCCCCCAGGGACCACTATGTTACAAAGTCTTCATcatcttcaacaacaacaacaactataacataAAGCAAAAGGTTGGCCATAAAGTATACAATGTGTTACGTCACTAAATAAAGTATTTTCAATTCAAATTGTACATCTATGTTTTCTATCATTTTTCTGTCAACTGATATACAGTggaaaacacatgaaaacactgAAAGAGACGTAGGGAATGAAACTAGCAGCTAAGTTTAGCTATAAGTCTCCTGATTGCCATTAAGATCTGATACTGTGTGAGGTATCAGCTGTTCTCACCACGACTTGGCTGTTACAGACAGAAACAAACAACCTTCAGCCAGGACACGTTCTAAAGTGCATAAGATTTTTCCTAAAGGTCTTCAACTTCAAAGAGGAAATTAATATTCCTATTCACTGTAATACTTGGATTATTACTGAGTATTATTGAGTATTACTGACTACTATCGACTATTACCGACTATCACTGACTACTACCGACtactacatttttattttgtttttacatttttattcatttagcagacgctcttatcccagagcgacttacagtagtgaatgcatacatttcatacatttcatttcatgcatttttttatttatttatttatttattttgtactggcccaccatgggaatcgaacccacaaccctggcgttgcacacaccatgctggcgttgcacacaccatgctggcgttgcaaacaccatgctctaccaactgagccacagcccCGACCCGACAGGCTGTCACGTTGTCACTGTTTTGTGACCATAAGAATAAAATAGAAAATACATGTCATTTAAATAGATCACAAAAAAATAGATCTGATTTTAAAAACCATATAGTGAAACCCCAGcgatatgaagccagaaccacagATAGCCTACATATGTAAGTGAACCACAATCTATTTTCTAATCAAACATATCATCATAGACAATATGTCTCACAGGGCCCATATTTAAAACACACCCTGGGGTAACTTAATAGGCTGGAGTGTCGGTGCTAAGTTGTTGATGAGGTCTTTGGCCCCAGTTGGTGGACGGGGCCAGAGGCAGATGGAATGGTAGCATCCTCAGATTGTAAATGAATCATGTCTGCAGGATATCTGGTGTCACCTCAGTGAGATAAACCAACATAAAGAAAAACTATCCTATGAATCTAGTCTGATTCAGGGATAGGCTGCCTGTATCATCTGTCATTAATATGGATCTAGTCTGATTCAGGGATAGGCTGCCTGTATCATCTGTCATTAATATGGATCTAGTCTGATTCAGGGATAGGCTGCCTGTATCATCTGTCATTAATAAGGATCTAGTCTGATTCAGGGATAGGCTGCCTGTATCATCTGTCATTAATATGGATCTAGTCTGATTCAGGGATAGGCTGCCTGTATCATCTGTCATTAATATGGATCTAGTCTGATTCAGGGATAGGCTGCCTGTATCATCTGTCATTAATATGGAtctagtctgattcaggtatAGGCCGCCTGTATCATCTGTCATTAATATGTATCTAGTCTGATTCAGGGATAGGCTGCCTGTATCATCTGTCATTAATATGTATCTAGTCTGATTCAGGGATAGGCTGCCTCTATCATCTGTCATTACTATGGATCTAGTCTGATTCAGGGATAGGCTGCCTGTATCATCTGTCATTAATATGAATCTAGTCTGATTCAGGGATAGGCTgcctgtatttattttttaaatgtatttaacctttatttaactaggcaagtcagttaagaaccaattcttatttacaatgatggcctagtgtaacagtatagcttccatccctctcctcgccttgaaccagggaccctctgcacacatcaacaacagtcacCCGTGAAGCCTTGTTaaccatcgcgccacaaaagccacgacccttgcagagcaaggggaacaactacctcaggtctcagagcgagtgacgtcacccgattgaaacgctattagcgcgcaccaccgctaactagccagccatttcacatcagctacactaggaacagtgggttaactgccttgttcaggggcagaacgacatatttttaccttgtcagctctgggattcgatctaacaacctttcggttactggtccaacactaaccactaggcttcctgccgacCCGTGATTTGTAATTTGTCATTACGGATCAGAAAATGTTCTCACTCTGAAATGCTTTTTCCTAATTGACTTTTGATATTTGGTGAATTTGGTTCACTGTGACATCTCAGATATCATTTTTCAACATTAAGAGGATATTTAAATGTCTGTGAGGTTCCCATCCATCATTGTCATTACGAATCGTAAAAGATGGCGTTCCGTTGAAATGCCTATAACCTTTAATACTGCATGGGTCCATTATCCTGCTTCACCTACACTAAGATACTTAAGACGTGTGATCTCACACAACTTCAGACCCAAACCCTTTCAGACAGTTAATGAACACATCATATTAAACCGTTATGACATCGCTGTCTGATCTCTTCTTGGATTCAGACACTTCACACATGAATATGAACATTCCCCAACACACAGTTAACCAATTAACCAATCAGATACATTATGAGGTAGAGATGGGAAAATACCTTGATGAAGGAATCAGCCATAACGTATTGATTTAAAAAATGAAATGGAGATTTTTCTAATCCATTGTGCTACTAACAGCCACAACTGACAGAAACACAGGACTCCATTAGTTCAGGTGACCACAGCTCATTCCTCATGTTATCACCTCATCATGACCAAAACCACCAAACACAGAAAACAGGTGTTCCAGACCAGAGCAATGCTAGTGTTCCCAGTGGTACTATAGCTAAACTAAGACAGGGACACAAcctaatctcacacacacacagagagagaggggctcacCTATGAGTTAACTAATGATAGACATTTATGATTCATACGTTCAGTGTACCATAGTTGAACtaggacagaggacagacaactatatctcacacacacacacacacacacacacacacacacacacacacacacacacacacaggatcaggCAGACCAGAGatgatcagacaggatcagagaggatcagacagaacagagaggatcagagaggatCAGGCAGACCAGAGAGGATCAGACAGACCAGGGAGGATCAGGCAgaccagacagaacagaggggCTCAGAGAGGATCAGGCAGACCAGAGAGGatcagacagaccagagaggatCAGgcagaccagacaggatcagacagaccagagaggatCAGgcagaccagacaggatcagacagaacagaggggCTCAGAGAGGATCAGGCAGACCAGAGAGGatcagacagaccagagaggatcagacagaccagacatgatcagacagaacagaggggCTCACCTATGAGTTAATCCGGCCAACAGGGCAGTAGTGGTACAGAACGTGGGACTGCAGTGGCAGAAGGGAGGACTGCTGTGGGTGGCTGTAACAGCCATGGACAGACGGTTGTTTTAATGCTGTCCAGTGATGGCTCAGCACTATCCTGCCTAACTCTTTATGGACTTGAAGACCAACCCAGACCAATGGGCCGACACTCTTCTGAAAGTCTATCTCATCCCCCCAGTGCCCCCACCCTGCCCCTCCACTCCCCAGTGCCCCCACCCTGCCCCTCCACTCCCCAGTGCCCCCACCCTGCCCCTCCACTCCCTAGTGCCCTCCACCCACCCCCCCTAGTGCCCCCCCCCACCCTGCCCCTCCACCCCCAGTGCCCCCACCCTGCCCCTCCACTCCctagtgccccccccccacaccctgcCACCCACCCCCCAGTGCCCCACCATGCCACCCTCTCCCTCAGGCACAGACACCTACCCATCCCTTCACTTGGCAGGCTGCAGCCACTGCCCTCAGGATCCTTTCATATAAATAACCCCagccttcaagactgttattctTCTTTTATGACGTATTGACATAGTGCTGCCCCCTGCCTGTCTGACAGAGAGTAATGCCACCTAGTCCCACCTCGTCCCACCATGGGGTTTACTTCCAGGTTTACTCAACTCAGAATGACACTTATGAACAGGATATATTGTTACCGTCTAAGGGCCCAGGGTTGATTTGGAGACATGGGATTTAGTTGATTATGTTCATGGAGAACAAGTTCATCCTTTTTCTTGGTTTTTATCTCAAATGTCACCTGGCTCTCCGACGGTGTCTTAAGGAGAGTTGGGATatgtaaaaaacacatttccatttcacacatgtatattaatacacacttgtacatgtgtgaaataggacaaatattaTGACTAGAGTTGGACTTTATAGATGTACTGTTTCTGTTCAGTGGTTAAGGATAAGAGGAAGTAATATGCTTGGGTAGATACTACTAGAGAAAAGCTTGAAACAACAGTTACATCTGAAGACGAGCCATTGCTTCCTGTTTTTTGGAAAGCCAAATGAAAGTGTATTGGTGTTATAGCAGACGTTCTAGTGGCTGCAGCTGGATGGTTATGTTACTGGCTCCTAACAACGCAGTAACACGTCAACAAGTACAGTCATTATTTCAAATGTAGAACAAATGGTCCGTGTTTAAAAGGTTTAAACAACAGTTACCTCTGAAGACGAGACattgtacctgtttcctggtaAAGTAGTAAACTGTAGAAACAAGATGGCTCCATGTTATGAACAGAAAATGCATCAGCTAAAAGTAAAAATCAGCCCTTCACTGCCAAGCTGTTTCAGGTCATCTGATTTAGCTTATCAATAGGAAACCCCTCCTAACTGAGCACAGTGTTTTCAATAGGAAACCTCTTCTAACTGAGCACagtgtattcaataggaaacctcttctaactgagcacagtgtattcaataggaaaccCCTTCTAACTGAGCACAGTGTTTTCAATAGGAAACCTCTTCTAATTGAGCACAGTGTTTTCAATAGGAAACCCCTTCTAACTGAGCACAGTGTTTTCAATAGGAAACCCCT
It encodes:
- the LOC106592039 gene encoding troponin I, fast skeletal muscle-like, with translation MSEKKMSSSRKHHLKSLMLQIAQELIAQEEAQSLEDRKQYMSENIAPLQLTGSIAELQDLCKKMHQRIDVIDEERYDLGSKVGKSDKEIEDLQIKVQDLKGKFKKPVLKKVRMSAEAMLQALLGSKHKVSMDLRSNLKQVKKEVKEEDKESVGDWRKNIEDKSDRKKMFETNKE